A portion of the Salinigranum marinum genome contains these proteins:
- a CDS encoding HpcH/HpaI aldolase family protein, with translation MTHDLKDRFESEQHLTGTWVSIGHPTVAEVTASVGFDFVLIDTEHTTISLETLENMVRAVEAAPGDTEVVVRVPWNDHVRLKRVLDIGVGGVMIPMISSREEAESLVEAVRYPPEGIRGVASGRATGYGRNFEEYVGNAGDSLFTIVQIETESGLANVDEIASLDGVDSLFVGPADLSASLGVFGELESDAFEDAVGSVVGAGDDQGLPVGTLTTDPDDVEDRLAQGFDYLIVGKDTATLAAADRAALRTYEQAAESVTGTPTQSD, from the coding sequence ATGACACACGACTTGAAAGATCGGTTCGAATCTGAGCAGCACCTCACCGGCACGTGGGTGTCGATCGGGCACCCGACGGTCGCAGAAGTCACTGCTAGCGTCGGCTTCGACTTCGTCCTCATCGACACCGAACACACGACGATCTCCCTGGAGACGCTCGAGAACATGGTTCGGGCCGTCGAGGCCGCCCCCGGCGACACGGAGGTCGTCGTCCGGGTCCCCTGGAACGACCACGTCCGGCTGAAACGCGTCCTCGACATCGGCGTCGGCGGCGTGATGATCCCCATGATCAGTTCGCGCGAGGAGGCCGAGTCCCTCGTCGAGGCTGTTCGCTATCCGCCCGAGGGAATCCGGGGGGTCGCGTCGGGTCGCGCGACCGGCTACGGCCGGAACTTCGAGGAGTACGTCGGGAACGCCGGCGACTCGCTTTTCACCATCGTCCAGATCGAGACCGAGTCGGGGCTGGCGAACGTCGACGAGATCGCCTCGCTCGACGGCGTCGATTCGCTGTTCGTCGGTCCCGCCGACCTCTCGGCGTCCCTCGGCGTTTTCGGCGAGTTGGAGAGCGACGCTTTCGAAGACGCGGTCGGCTCCGTCGTCGGGGCGGGGGACGACCAAGGCCTCCCCGTCGGGACGCTGACGACCGATCCGGACGACGTCGAGGACCGCCTCGCGCAGGGCTTCGACTACCTCATCGTCGGCAAGGACACCGCGACGCTCGCCGCGGCGGACCGGGCGGCGCTCAGAACGTACGAGCAGGCGGCGGAGTCCGTCACCGGCACGCCGACACAGAGCGACTAA
- a CDS encoding Gfo/Idh/MocA family oxidoreductase translates to MQFGVIGCGLVAQVMHVPYLAELPETDLFALVDPAVDRAQTLADRYNVPHVYADHERLLAAVGDELDAVVVLTPAHAHADVAVATLEHGVDTLVEKPLAATLEDATAMVEAAEASDATAMVAYMKRYDPAYERASAEIADLDGIDLVTAYDVDPDHQRIIREVYDLVDGAPPEALVEESATKRRRDIERAIGTDDELLVEAYDFQLDHLCHDVNALRGLFGEVERIDHVDIFAEGRYATAHLTFADDVRCVLETGDSDRKWFEEFIRVDGPDGTVTVDFSNPFIKNTPTELRVKRGVEELSETVYTPSYDESFKRELKQFVRCARDDAEVRTPFAEAREDLRVIVDLFRTYQDEHTRSTD, encoded by the coding sequence ATGCAGTTCGGAGTCATCGGCTGTGGGCTGGTCGCACAGGTCATGCACGTCCCGTACCTCGCTGAACTACCGGAGACGGACCTGTTTGCGCTGGTCGATCCCGCCGTCGACAGGGCCCAGACGCTCGCGGACAGGTACAACGTTCCGCACGTCTACGCGGACCACGAACGCCTCCTCGCGGCGGTCGGCGACGAACTCGACGCCGTCGTCGTTCTCACGCCGGCGCACGCGCACGCGGACGTCGCCGTCGCGACGCTGGAACACGGCGTCGACACACTCGTCGAGAAACCGCTCGCCGCGACGCTCGAGGACGCGACCGCGATGGTTGAGGCGGCCGAGGCGTCCGACGCGACCGCGATGGTCGCGTACATGAAACGCTACGACCCCGCCTACGAGCGGGCCAGCGCGGAGATCGCCGACCTCGACGGGATCGACCTCGTCACCGCCTACGACGTGGATCCGGACCACCAGCGGATCATCAGGGAGGTGTACGACCTCGTCGACGGCGCGCCCCCGGAGGCGCTCGTCGAAGAGAGCGCCACGAAGCGGCGGCGCGACATCGAACGGGCCATCGGCACCGACGACGAACTGCTCGTCGAGGCGTACGACTTCCAGCTCGACCACCTCTGTCACGACGTGAACGCGCTCCGGGGCCTGTTCGGCGAGGTCGAGCGCATCGACCACGTGGATATCTTCGCCGAGGGCCGGTACGCCACGGCCCACCTCACCTTCGCGGACGACGTTCGGTGCGTGCTGGAGACCGGCGACTCGGACCGCAAGTGGTTCGAGGAGTTCATCCGCGTCGACGGCCCCGACGGGACGGTGACGGTCGACTTCTCGAACCCGTTCATCAAGAACACCCCGACCGAACTCCGCGTCAAGCGGGGCGTCGAGGAGCTTTCGGAGACGGTGTACACGCCGTCGTACGACGAGAGCTTCAAGCGCGAACTGAAGCAGTTCGTCCGGTGTGCGAGGGACGACGCCGAGGTCCGAACCCCGTTCGCCGAGGCGCGCGAGGACCTCCGGGTCATCGTCGACCTGTTCCGGACGTACCAGGACGAACACACCCGATCCACCGACTGA
- a CDS encoding mandelate racemase/muconate lactonizing enzyme family protein yields the protein MYEDFASKLAATMWADFDETPARDGPTAEITDLSTTVVDGNFPWTIVTVETDAGPTGIGEAYPSPGVHEIITDYLRPVLVGENPLDVERLYHLMRESLSGRGSQQGVGTIAISGVEIALWDVAGKLLDQPVYQLLGGKMREDVAVYADCHAGEAMVASAAAGQATETYRPEAYAEAARLAVDDGFDAVKFDLDVPSGRDLNRKSRHFDPPEIDHKREIVAAVTEEVGDDAEVAVDLHWNFSPETAERLCHAIEPYDLAWVEDPLPPENTDAMRELKRRVDVTLLTGENRYGRHGFRDLVEEQAVDFLAPDVPKTGGIAETKKIADLAEAYYQALVPHNIGSPVATMATVHVGATVPNFVALEYHARDVPWWEDLVVGDPLIQDGRIAVPDAPGLGIELDWDVVAEHEKGS from the coding sequence ATGTACGAAGACTTCGCATCCAAGCTGGCAGCGACGATGTGGGCGGACTTCGACGAGACGCCCGCCCGCGACGGACCGACCGCCGAGATAACCGACCTCTCGACGACGGTCGTCGACGGGAACTTCCCGTGGACAATCGTCACCGTCGAGACGGACGCGGGCCCGACGGGGATCGGCGAGGCCTACCCCTCCCCGGGCGTCCACGAGATCATCACGGACTACCTCCGGCCGGTCCTCGTCGGGGAGAACCCCCTCGACGTCGAACGGCTCTACCACCTGATGCGCGAGTCGCTCTCGGGGCGAGGCTCCCAACAGGGCGTCGGCACCATCGCCATCTCCGGCGTCGAGATCGCCCTCTGGGACGTCGCCGGGAAGCTCCTCGACCAGCCGGTCTACCAGCTCCTGGGCGGCAAGATGCGCGAGGACGTCGCGGTGTACGCCGACTGCCACGCGGGCGAGGCGATGGTCGCCTCGGCGGCGGCGGGACAGGCGACCGAGACCTACCGCCCAGAGGCGTACGCCGAGGCGGCCAGGCTGGCGGTCGACGACGGCTTCGACGCGGTGAAGTTCGACCTCGACGTTCCCTCGGGTCGCGATCTCAACCGGAAGTCACGACACTTCGACCCGCCGGAGATCGACCACAAGCGCGAGATCGTCGCGGCCGTCACGGAGGAGGTCGGCGACGACGCGGAGGTGGCAGTCGACCTCCACTGGAACTTCAGCCCCGAGACTGCCGAACGCCTCTGTCACGCCATCGAACCGTACGACCTCGCGTGGGTCGAGGACCCACTCCCACCGGAGAACACCGACGCGATGCGCGAACTGAAGCGCCGGGTCGACGTCACGCTCCTGACCGGGGAGAACCGCTACGGCCGGCACGGCTTTCGCGACCTCGTCGAAGAGCAGGCAGTCGACTTCCTCGCGCCGGACGTCCCAAAGACGGGTGGGATCGCCGAGACGAAGAAGATCGCCGACCTCGCGGAGGCGTACTACCAGGCGCTCGTCCCCCACAACATCGGGAGCCCCGTCGCGACGATGGCCACCGTCCACGTCGGCGCGACGGTCCCCAACTTCGTCGCGCTGGAGTACCACGCCCGCGACGTCCCCTGGTGGGAGGACCTCGTCGTCGGCGACCCGCTCATCCAGGACGGTCGCATCGCGGTCCCCGACGCCCCCGGGCTGGGCATCGAACTCGACTGGGACGTCGTCGCCGAGCACGAGAAGGGGAGCTGA
- a CDS encoding sugar phosphate isomerase/epimerase, whose protein sequence is MGTGYTTIMYDAEEIEAALGDIAACRYDGVEIGVEKIRAAGPENVGRWLDDYGLELYLAMGEWLETEAAVQRMVDGMPMLAEVDAEFVGILPPQRQRHDRETVEAWLSRVSRAARDAGLRPVVHHHGATAVEQPDETRSYLDAVDGLELVWDTAHYYPYGDNFPAGDVTDGIERFADDIAYVHLKDVDPVKEFAANRDALSNADFHLDNVINYFRSFTDLGEGLIDFAGVYEALSDAGYDGHYTIEIENRTERPLVHAKQNYDVWRDVRAD, encoded by the coding sequence ATGGGCACCGGATACACCACGATCATGTACGACGCCGAAGAGATCGAAGCGGCGCTTGGCGACATCGCCGCCTGCCGATACGACGGCGTGGAAATCGGCGTCGAGAAGATCCGCGCGGCCGGCCCCGAGAACGTCGGGCGGTGGCTCGACGACTACGGGCTCGAACTGTACCTCGCGATGGGCGAGTGGCTGGAGACCGAGGCGGCAGTGCAACGGATGGTCGACGGCATGCCGATGCTGGCGGAGGTAGACGCCGAGTTCGTGGGGATCCTGCCGCCACAGCGGCAGCGACACGACCGAGAGACGGTCGAGGCCTGGCTGTCGCGCGTCAGCAGGGCGGCCCGCGACGCCGGGCTGCGGCCGGTCGTCCACCACCACGGCGCGACCGCCGTCGAACAGCCGGACGAGACGCGGTCGTACCTCGACGCCGTCGACGGCTTAGAGCTCGTGTGGGACACCGCCCACTACTACCCCTACGGCGACAACTTCCCCGCGGGCGACGTGACCGACGGGATCGAGCGCTTCGCCGACGACATCGCCTACGTCCACCTCAAGGACGTCGACCCGGTCAAGGAGTTCGCGGCGAACCGGGACGCGCTCTCGAACGCCGACTTCCACCTCGACAACGTCATCAACTACTTCCGGTCGTTCACCGACCTCGGAGAGGGGCTCATCGACTTCGCGGGCGTCTACGAGGCGCTGTCGGACGCCGGCTACGACGGCCACTACACGATCGAGATCGAGAACCGGACCGAGCGGCCGCTCGTCCACGCCAAACAGAACTACGACGTCTGGCGGGACGTCCGCGCCGACTGA
- a CDS encoding TIGR03557 family F420-dependent LLM class oxidoreductase, producing MVSIDYMAHQEQYSPSQLLRYSELAADAGYDFVWTSDHFHPWFHTDAEAGFAWSWLGAATERLDVPIGTCVTPASEHYHPALMAQSFATLQEMHDERVVLGLSTGEAMNETPLGHDWPDYPVRRDRLEETLAVIKLLWESDEFVNYQGEHFEVDDARLYTKPDELPEIHIAANGPTTASLTSEYGDGFITVKKGSEYTDRLYPAVRRYTAEEGRDPDAIETTLLAIVSYDPDRERAVEATRPWWATTQNVFDRALANPRDIEREGEQATREQVEEKFLIADDPSEIAATLESWAEMGFDRIALGNTSPEPERLFEVMGDEVIPSL from the coding sequence ATGGTCAGCATCGACTACATGGCCCACCAGGAGCAGTACAGTCCGAGCCAGCTGTTGCGCTACTCCGAACTGGCGGCCGACGCGGGGTACGACTTCGTCTGGACCTCCGACCACTTCCACCCGTGGTTCCACACCGACGCCGAAGCCGGCTTCGCGTGGTCGTGGCTGGGCGCCGCGACCGAGCGCCTCGACGTGCCGATCGGCACTTGCGTGACGCCGGCCAGCGAGCATTACCACCCCGCGCTCATGGCCCAGTCGTTCGCGACCCTTCAAGAGATGCACGACGAGCGCGTCGTCTTGGGACTGTCGACCGGCGAGGCGATGAACGAGACGCCGCTCGGCCACGACTGGCCCGACTATCCGGTCCGTCGCGACCGGCTCGAAGAGACGCTGGCGGTGATCAAACTGCTGTGGGAGTCCGACGAGTTCGTCAACTACCAGGGGGAGCACTTCGAGGTCGACGACGCGCGCCTCTACACGAAGCCGGACGAGTTGCCGGAGATCCACATCGCCGCCAACGGACCGACGACCGCGTCGCTCACCAGCGAGTACGGTGACGGCTTCATCACGGTGAAGAAGGGCTCGGAGTACACCGACCGGCTTTACCCGGCCGTGCGTCGCTACACGGCCGAGGAGGGCCGCGATCCGGACGCCATCGAGACGACGCTGCTCGCCATCGTCTCGTACGATCCCGACCGCGAACGGGCCGTCGAGGCCACCCGTCCCTGGTGGGCGACGACCCAGAACGTCTTCGACCGCGCGCTGGCGAACCCCCGCGACATCGAGCGCGAGGGCGAACAGGCCACCCGCGAGCAGGTCGAGGAGAAGTTCCTCATCGCCGACGACCCCTCGGAGATCGCCGCGACGCTCGAATCGTGGGCGGAGATGGGCTTCGACCGGATCGCGCTCGGCAACACCAGCCCGGAGCCCGAGCGACTCTTCGAGGTGATGGGTGACGAGGTCATCCCGTCGCTGTAG
- a CDS encoding thiamine pyrophosphate-binding protein: MPRLNGGEIIARYLEREGVEYLVGIPGHGSTNLLDAFNESKVEVIQPRHEQGAVHLADGYARACGDPLAVFTSIGPGATNTVTGAATAYVDSIPMVIFTGAPQTHEYGQGILQEIDRQNPGDFPRVMDPVTKQSFVVDDVERLPRILRRAFQIATTGRPGPVHIDVPMDVQGAAADVEIPDPAHSRSHSRPGGDAESIAAAADLLADADRPVIVAGGGCMLAEAWDEVQTLAEHLTAPVLSTFQSKGILPEDHDLFVGYAGWIGSTAGNELATSADVVLAIGCRFSDLQTSSFEPGVSFEIPPTKLVHVDIDPNEIGKNYPVDVGIQGDAKVVTRELYDELSTRLDPVPTADNEYYDEIQRRWAEWKAMLDDRQTDDVPMSISRALGSLREALPRDGLVVSSAGQPQETVHPEFPVYGPRQNISCGGFSTMGFGVSAAIGAKLARPEKPVVDVEGDGSFQMCMEEVACAVEHDIDVTWLVVNNHGWKSIRNLQVDKYGWDRVLDTEFTEETDTDYVQMADAFNVGYTKRVVRPENLTEALSAAIDHDGPAFVEAVVEPDNPDSGAIVTGEWDLADLEET, encoded by the coding sequence ATGCCCAGGCTAAACGGTGGCGAGATCATCGCCCGCTATCTCGAACGAGAGGGCGTCGAGTACCTCGTCGGCATCCCCGGCCACGGGAGCACGAACCTGCTCGACGCGTTCAACGAGTCGAAAGTCGAGGTCATCCAGCCCAGACACGAGCAGGGGGCCGTCCACCTCGCGGACGGCTACGCGAGAGCGTGTGGGGACCCTCTCGCCGTGTTCACGTCCATCGGCCCCGGGGCGACGAACACCGTCACGGGCGCGGCGACTGCGTACGTCGACTCGATCCCGATGGTGATCTTCACCGGGGCCCCACAGACACACGAGTACGGCCAGGGGATCCTCCAGGAGATCGATCGACAGAACCCCGGCGACTTCCCGCGGGTGATGGACCCCGTCACGAAACAGAGCTTCGTCGTCGACGACGTCGAGCGACTCCCCCGCATCCTGCGGCGGGCGTTCCAGATCGCGACGACGGGGCGGCCCGGCCCCGTCCACATCGACGTGCCGATGGACGTTCAGGGGGCGGCCGCGGACGTCGAGATCCCGGACCCGGCGCACTCGCGGTCACACAGCCGTCCCGGCGGCGACGCCGAGTCGATCGCCGCGGCGGCCGACCTCCTCGCGGACGCCGACCGGCCCGTCATCGTCGCCGGCGGCGGCTGTATGTTGGCGGAGGCGTGGGACGAGGTACAGACGCTCGCCGAACACCTCACCGCGCCCGTCCTCTCGACGTTCCAGAGCAAGGGGATCCTCCCGGAGGATCACGACCTGTTCGTCGGCTACGCCGGGTGGATCGGGTCGACGGCGGGGAACGAACTCGCGACCAGCGCCGACGTCGTGCTCGCGATCGGCTGCCGCTTTTCGGACCTCCAGACCTCGTCGTTCGAGCCCGGCGTCAGCTTCGAGATCCCACCGACGAAGCTCGTCCACGTCGACATCGACCCCAACGAGATCGGCAAGAACTATCCCGTCGATGTCGGCATCCAGGGCGACGCGAAAGTCGTCACGCGCGAACTCTACGACGAGCTCAGCACGCGTCTCGACCCCGTCCCGACGGCGGACAACGAGTACTACGACGAGATTCAGCGGCGCTGGGCGGAGTGGAAGGCGATGCTCGACGACCGACAGACCGACGACGTCCCGATGAGCATCTCCCGGGCGCTCGGGAGCCTTCGTGAGGCGCTCCCCCGGGACGGGCTCGTCGTCTCGAGCGCGGGGCAGCCCCAGGAGACGGTGCACCCCGAGTTCCCGGTGTACGGGCCGCGGCAGAACATCTCGTGTGGCGGCTTCTCCACCATGGGGTTCGGCGTCTCGGCGGCGATCGGTGCGAAACTCGCACGGCCGGAGAAGCCCGTCGTCGACGTCGAGGGCGACGGGAGCTTCCAGATGTGTATGGAGGAGGTCGCCTGCGCCGTCGAACACGACATCGACGTGACGTGGCTCGTCGTCAACAACCACGGGTGGAAGTCTATCCGCAACCTGCAGGTCGACAAGTACGGGTGGGACCGGGTTCTCGACACCGAGTTCACCGAGGAGACCGACACGGACTACGTCCAGATGGCTGATGCGTTCAACGTCGGCTACACGAAGCGGGTCGTCAGGCCGGAGAACCTCACCGAGGCGCTCTCCGCGGCGATCGACCACGACGGCCCCGCGTTCGTGGAGGCCGTGGTCGAACCGGACAACCCCGACTCGGGGGCGATCGTCACCGGCGAGTGGGACCTCGCGGACCTCGAAGAGACGTAG
- a CDS encoding ParA family protein has product MSRAVSVSLQKGGVGKTTLAINLADALAARGNRVLLVDLDQQGNATEGVGFKHAYENATDHVGSVLTDDEPIDVREVVRSRDRFDLLPAHVDLDSVEDRIRNSTFGMLWVRRRIVEPLLGEAYDYVVIDSPPSLGPLSDAALIGAQNVVVPLLMSEPSVSGFERMWEHQITPIRNEMELELLAIVPNQLEGDNEERRIIGDLEESPFAGYLPTFARSAHFDDPNSPGPGIRKRIAFKRAWREGKTLREHDPDNDMLVRLDELAAAVERGGVETAPEADGELRV; this is encoded by the coding sequence ATGAGCAGAGCCGTCAGCGTCTCGCTCCAGAAAGGCGGGGTCGGCAAGACGACGCTGGCGATCAACCTCGCCGACGCGCTGGCCGCCCGGGGGAACCGGGTGCTGCTCGTCGACCTCGACCAGCAGGGGAACGCGACGGAGGGCGTCGGGTTCAAGCACGCCTACGAGAACGCCACGGACCACGTCGGGAGCGTTCTCACGGACGACGAGCCGATCGACGTCAGGGAGGTCGTTCGCTCGCGGGACCGATTCGACCTGCTGCCGGCGCACGTCGACCTCGACAGCGTCGAGGACCGGATCAGGAACTCGACGTTCGGGATGCTCTGGGTCCGGCGGCGGATCGTCGAGCCGTTGCTCGGGGAGGCGTACGACTACGTCGTCATCGACTCACCGCCGAGCCTCGGCCCGCTGTCGGACGCGGCGCTCATCGGCGCGCAGAACGTCGTCGTGCCGCTGCTCATGAGCGAGCCGTCGGTGAGCGGCTTCGAGCGGATGTGGGAGCACCAGATCACGCCCATTCGCAACGAGATGGAGCTGGAACTCCTCGCGATCGTCCCGAACCAGCTCGAAGGCGACAACGAGGAGCGCCGGATCATCGGCGATCTGGAGGAGTCGCCGTTCGCGGGGTATCTCCCGACGTTCGCCCGGTCGGCCCACTTCGACGATCCGAACTCTCCCGGCCCGGGGATACGGAAACGGATCGCGTTCAAGCGCGCGTGGCGCGAGGGGAAGACGCTCCGGGAGCACGATCCCGACAACGACATGTTGGTTCGACTGGACGAACTCGCGGCGGCCGTCGAGCGCGGCGGAGTCGAAACCGCTCCCGAGGCCGACGGCGAACTGAGGGTGTGA
- a CDS encoding MBL fold metallo-hydrolase, with protein MVETITAARLRDWIDGEREFSLLDTRPAESYDAWHIQDAVQYTYKPDFEFDADDFRAQTGLAPDDEIVTICAKGVSSFDIAKRLADSGYEHVTVVETGMEGWSAVYDVVDVPTAGDVEIVQFQRRAKGCLGYLIADPKTEVAAVVDPTRHVDRFAAVASDRGYSIEFVLDTHVHADHLSGGRELADYVGATYCLGADAVDRGVDYEFRALERNEVVTVGGVDVKAVATPGHTSEIVSYLVDGEAVLTGDTLFVDSVGRTELQFGEGEAASGADLLYESLHRTLLAEPDAVTVLPGHFAIDADGTADVTPGEPVTTTVGTVRTGLDLLTADRETFVDRLTASLPEKPPNYETIIDINAGRRAPGDEETRTELELGPNNCAATGD; from the coding sequence ATGGTCGAGACGATTACTGCGGCACGGCTCCGCGACTGGATCGATGGGGAGAGAGAGTTCTCGCTCCTGGACACGCGCCCAGCGGAGAGTTACGACGCGTGGCATATCCAGGATGCGGTGCAGTACACGTACAAGCCCGACTTCGAGTTCGACGCGGACGACTTCCGAGCCCAGACCGGACTGGCACCGGACGACGAGATCGTCACCATCTGCGCGAAGGGCGTCTCCTCGTTCGACATCGCGAAGCGACTCGCCGACAGCGGGTACGAACACGTCACGGTCGTCGAGACCGGGATGGAGGGCTGGAGCGCGGTCTACGACGTCGTCGACGTTCCGACCGCCGGTGACGTCGAAATCGTGCAGTTCCAGCGCCGCGCGAAGGGGTGTCTGGGCTACCTGATCGCCGATCCGAAGACCGAGGTGGCTGCGGTCGTCGATCCGACGCGACACGTCGATCGGTTCGCCGCAGTCGCATCCGACCGCGGCTACTCCATCGAGTTCGTTCTCGACACGCACGTCCACGCCGACCACCTCTCGGGCGGCCGGGAACTGGCCGACTACGTCGGGGCGACCTACTGCCTCGGTGCCGACGCCGTCGACCGAGGCGTCGACTACGAGTTCCGAGCGCTGGAGCGCAACGAGGTCGTCACCGTCGGCGGCGTCGACGTCAAGGCCGTCGCGACGCCGGGTCACACCTCCGAAATCGTGAGCTACCTCGTCGACGGCGAGGCCGTCCTGACCGGTGACACGCTGTTCGTCGACTCGGTGGGCCGCACGGAACTCCAGTTCGGCGAGGGCGAGGCGGCCTCCGGGGCCGACCTCCTCTACGAGTCGCTGCACCGAACCCTCCTGGCCGAACCGGACGCGGTCACCGTGCTTCCGGGTCACTTCGCCATCGACGCGGACGGAACCGCCGACGTGACGCCCGGCGAACCGGTGACGACGACGGTCGGGACAGTCCGAACTGGCCTTGATCTACTGACGGCCGACCGGGAGACGTTCGTCGACCGGCTCACGGCGTCGCTCCCGGAGAAACCACCGAACTACGAGACGATCATCGACATCAACGCCGGGCGGCGGGCCCCCGGCGACGAGGAGACGCGGACGGAACTGGAACTCGGGCCGAACAACTGCGCAGCGACGGGCGACTGA
- a CDS encoding DUF4864 domain-containing protein has protein sequence MSPSDYPVTGLPAPDPSYSPVRVVEIQLTALADNDDPVEDAGIKTAYNFASPANRRSTGPVDRFVRMVRGPQYAPMVDHVEAVSGPMERGDGSAEQRVTLTGPGGRTVTYVFGLSKQRGGPLDGCWLTDRVLVD, from the coding sequence ATGTCACCTTCGGACTACCCCGTCACCGGCCTCCCGGCGCCCGACCCCTCGTACAGTCCCGTGCGCGTCGTCGAGATTCAGTTGACCGCGCTGGCCGACAACGACGACCCCGTGGAGGACGCGGGGATCAAGACCGCGTACAACTTCGCTTCCCCGGCGAACCGTCGCTCGACCGGCCCGGTCGACCGTTTCGTCCGGATGGTCCGGGGCCCGCAGTACGCGCCGATGGTCGACCACGTCGAGGCCGTCTCCGGGCCGATGGAGCGGGGCGACGGCAGCGCCGAACAGCGGGTGACGCTCACCGGCCCCGGCGGTCGGACGGTGACCTACGTGTTCGGGCTGTCGAAGCAGCGCGGTGGCCCTCTCGACGGCTGTTGGCTCACTGACCGCGTGCTCGTCGACTGA